caGAGGAAGCTCCAAGTCCAGGAAAGGAGGTGGCCATTATCTTCTGCTGGAGGCCTTCATAAGGACAATAGAAGAAGAAAGGCTTTTTCGCCTGCACATcttctgttggaacctacttcttcaggatcccGGCTTTTACAGAAGACCAGCTCAAACACCTAGCCTCATGGAACCAAGCAACTACTACTCTTGAACTTCTCATTCATAGTTGGTCCATTGTTGGGTGTGTTGGACTGCAGACACACACCTCTTGGGGATCTGAAATCTGGCCCTctcatggcaaacactttacctgaTGAATCGTATGTATCTTCGACCTTGAAAATGTTGTGTTAATACCTGCTTTTTACAGATGAGTAATTGTAGgaaattacattttcttcatgACTGAACCCACtcatatgtataatttattaaGCTTCTAATAATTTCTAACACGTGTTCATAATTTATCACAGAGTAGATACTCTGAGTGTCACCTGAAAGATGCATCTGAGTTTGGAGTACTGAAGCAATTCTGAGGGCACAGAgcactgtgtctgtgtggtaaGGACACCTGACACAATCCACTGAAACTTGTTTACTTTAGATGACAGCAGTAGCAACTACTACCTGATCTCCACGGGACTTGATTAGTTGTTATAGTCCAAGGCTTCATGCACTAGGCCAGAACAGTGCAGTGTTATATTCCCAGACCTTATGAGGGGGAATCGGAAGACACAGAACTAAAACGAGTGATGTGCTATTATGTAACTGGGGAGAGAAGCAGACACTTTCTCTTGGTTTGGCGTCCCTGTCAGAGAGCTTGCTTATTGCACCTTTAACATAGCACACTGCCTATTTTGTACAAGTTTCTGGCTTTGGCAGTGGGAAACACAAGGCTGAGCAGGAAACAATCTATCTTCCAGGAATTGGGAATCCAGTAAGAAAGATCATAACCTATGTAGAAACTAGAATTAAGCAGAATAAGGCAGAGGAATCTAAAGGTACTACAGATTACTCAGATTACTTTTTGTTGCAGTGAAATCGTATTTAGGCTCCAAAAGCAAATATAAGCAAGCAGGTTTAGAACCTATACATTAAATATGTTCCAGACATTCCAAACACGTTTACAAATCCCTATTTCCTTAAGGGCCagtttctgaaataaaatttgagtaGTTGTTACTAGAGGTATTAGCTGGTAGCATCTCGTCATGCTTCACATTCATCCGGTATTTTGGAGAAATGTTACTTTCACATAGTTAATTATAACCCATTATACTACAGTCGACTCCAAGGCTGCAGAGGTGGATCTGCACCACCCACGATAAGTAGCACCCTTGTCCGGATATTCAGAAATTCAAAGATTCCTACATGTCTTCTTTGAAATTACAGGACCTGTGAGGTCCAAAGAGAATGAATGTGGTAAACAGTCCATTTATTCCAATGCTGTCTCCTTTGAAAGATGTGTTGTACTTTTCCTATTGGCTTAGAATGTGAGCCAATAAGGGGAGAGGAGCCCTTGTAACTATTCATAAAGCAGGCCTGGCACTGAACGCTGGTAAAGATGGCTTTGTTCTTTACATCTGGCTGTGAACATTTTGTGGGGTGGATACTTTTCTTCTGATATAGTAAGCAAAACTAATTCAGATTGGGCAGTATTGTGCCTTGAGATATATTCTCTAATGTTAAGAATCCCTCTTTTATTATTCGGATTTAAGATGTGATAAATCCTTAGCAGATGttcaaaagaaatttaagaacttAAATACGAGTTCTTATTATCATGCTGAATATATTTCAAGTGAACAAAATTAACATAAGTTTGCTAGGTTTGTTTGAAGTTATAATTACTAAGTTTCTTTCATTTCAAAAGTGGCATATATTACAGTTATTAGTCTCCTAATAGCTGCTCAGAAGCAGATTAATGTCAGGTTCTCAGCAGTAGCTGCTTACACTTGGGATTCTGGgttattacatttcttttgtttacaaTATTTAGAATAAGCCTTCATAAAGTttgtatagtatttttttttttttaaacacgggaactcaagagatctctaaaaagacaaagaaaatgaaaaaaaaaacacaaatccGTTTGTATTCTTTTCTGTGTGGGAGATTTCATCAGAAAATTTATCATCCTAAGATCTTTGCTTAAATATACTAATTTCTAGAAAAAGCCCACTAGACCATTTTCTCACTGAGTGTGAGAGTGTTCAAACCAGATCTAAAGGGAATGTTTTTTCACTTGTATTCTTTCCAAATCTACATTCAATTTAAGAAATTGCCATTGCAATTGGAAGATAATCTGTGTCTCTGATGTAGCCGAATACGTTATCAAGAGGTTACTAtggcaagggtgtgtgtgtgtgggggggggggttagtaAAAAAAACGCAGAGAGGAAACTCCgggagaaaacacacaaaaacaaaaaacaaacaaacaaacaaacaaacaaaaaaacccacacaagaCTAAAAACCTGAAACGACCAGTAGCATCATTAATTAGAAGGCTAGAGTGAGACACTTTTGTACTCTGCTCTTTTCATGTCAggacaaaacaaattaaacaggaAAGTCAGAGTCCAGCCGGAAAAACATGGAGCGGGCTTAGGGGACGGGCTAATAATCCAGGATCGTTAACAGGGAAGGGAACACTGTTGCTTTTTCTTggcacctgaaactccagctccacacTGGCAAAGGCCGCAGCTCTTTTGGGCTCAGGCCAGCGGGTTCCGACCGCACGTTGGCGGCGCGGGCTGGGTCCCGGCAGCCTCCGTCCGGGTTGCTGGGGCCGCGGGGCCCTTTGTTCCCGCGGGGCGCCGCCGCCCGTCCGCCCCGAGTGAGCGGCCCCCGTGGGGGACAGCGCGGGGCCCATCGCCTCGCCCCTCGGACCTCGCAGCTGCAGTCCCGCCCGCCCCAGCTCCTAGTTCCTCCCTCGCTGCCCCGGGCCAGAACGACCTTGTTTTGCTTTTCGGGCTCGGGAGAGAGGTGAGGGCTTGACCCGGCCGCGGCTCACCGGGTTGCTTACACGGGGAGCAGTAGCGGGCCCCGCGTCACCGCGAAAGGACCCGCGCCTGCTTTCCCCGGGACCCTCAGGGGCGAGCGACGGGCCGCAAGCTTCCGGGAGAGCCTCGGGGGCCGCGGGTCCCAGGCTGCGCCTCCCGCCAGGCCCGGGACTCACTTCTCTTAACGGAGCCGGCGAGACGCCAGCACCGGTGGGCTCGGGTCTCCGGGCTGGCGCCGTGGCGCGGGCCGACGCATCCTGGAGGGCCCGGGGTGGGGGTGCGGAGCGGCAGAGGTCGCGGCCCCGGGGCGGGGGCGGAGATCCACCTGGCTACGTGGCAGCCATTGCGGCGGCCGCGAGACCCCTCCCCACGCGGCCGCCCACCCGCCCTCTCGCGGCGGGCTCCTGCGCGGCTGCTTTTCCCCGGTCGGACGGAGAGCGGCAGTGTGTCCTCGCTCCGCACGCTCGCTGCGTCTCTCCCCGCGGACACAGCTGCTCGCCAGCCCCGCGCCGTGCCGCGCCAGAGAGCGTAGTGGCGGCGGCGGGAAAGGGTTGCGGACCCGCGGCGCTCACTCGACGACACGGCCCGGGCC
The sequence above is a segment of the Rattus rattus isolate New Zealand chromosome 11, Rrattus_CSIRO_v1, whole genome shotgun sequence genome. Coding sequences within it:
- the LOC116911962 gene encoding collagen alpha-2(I) chain-like translates to MVNTSEKLLVSPANRALEAEAKFYNSAERGLLILERIARENSVQQFKLHTGKGRSSFGLRPAGSDRTLAARAGSRQPPSGLLGPRGPLFPRGAAARPPRFLPRCPGPERPCFAFRARERGEGLTRPRLTGLLTRGAVAGPASPRKDPRLLSPGPSGASDGPQASGRASGAAGPRLRLPPGPGLTSLNGAGETPAPVGSGLRAGAVARADASWRARGGGAERQRSRPRGGGGDPPGYVAAIAAAARPLPTRPPTRPLAAGSCAAAFPRSDGERQCVLAPHARCVSPRGHSCSPAPRRAAPESVVAAAGKGCGPAALTRRHGPGLDAPVPQQPCFTDKKRLRNIQIARKVTQSRYFICGKTLQASVWWVLRCKKTTLELQTSICGLPKHMSIVSASQPDLTM